A section of the Halostella salina genome encodes:
- a CDS encoding nucleotide sugar dehydrogenase, whose product MSNRVQTDPIAADGVDPIDNVVVIGTGFVGLPLALLLAHNEKEVVGVDLDENLVEAINDQSLRLDDSELQRLLESEEVQRNLKAQTSPTSGDAFVISVPTPLTEPNKSPDLSHIEAAIESIFPYLEDGDLINIESTIPPLTLCEVIIPKLRDAGFEPGEDIQLAHSPERILPGNVFEEIIENDRVIGGVDRESVERAEKIYEPFLQGEVYRTDLVSAELCKLMENTYRDVNIALANEFALIGEELEVDISHVIELANNHPRVDILQPGIGVGGHCLPVDPWFLNEVDPEHTNLITTARRINDMMPSVAARNIRRALRGSNDPHILALGAAYKPDTYDVRNSPAKRIVRDLRLDGYEIDHYDRHVEGMEYERLQELLESNAPDVLLQLVPHQETLSELELLESWLQDNDIQLLQFGVGDPLDPSK is encoded by the coding sequence ATGTCGAATAGGGTACAGACAGATCCGATCGCGGCAGATGGAGTCGATCCCATCGACAACGTAGTAGTGATCGGAACCGGGTTTGTCGGCTTGCCGCTCGCACTGCTACTCGCCCACAACGAAAAGGAGGTCGTGGGCGTGGATCTGGACGAAAATCTTGTCGAAGCGATTAATGACCAGTCACTCCGACTTGACGATTCGGAACTACAGAGACTACTCGAATCCGAGGAGGTACAGCGAAACCTGAAGGCACAGACGTCGCCGACGTCGGGCGATGCGTTCGTGATTTCCGTCCCTACGCCGCTTACCGAACCGAACAAGAGTCCAGATCTTTCACACATCGAGGCGGCTATCGAATCGATCTTTCCTTATCTAGAGGACGGGGACCTCATCAATATCGAGTCGACCATCCCACCGCTCACGCTGTGTGAAGTTATCATTCCCAAACTTCGAGACGCCGGGTTTGAGCCCGGAGAAGACATCCAACTGGCACACTCCCCCGAACGGATCCTCCCTGGAAACGTCTTTGAGGAGATCATCGAAAACGATCGGGTGATCGGCGGGGTCGACAGGGAAAGTGTGGAAAGAGCCGAGAAGATCTACGAACCGTTCCTACAGGGGGAGGTCTACAGAACCGATCTCGTTTCGGCGGAACTCTGTAAACTGATGGAAAACACGTATCGCGACGTAAACATTGCATTAGCCAACGAATTTGCACTCATTGGCGAAGAACTTGAAGTGGACATCAGCCACGTTATTGAACTAGCAAACAACCACCCGAGAGTGGACATCCTTCAACCCGGGATTGGTGTCGGTGGCCACTGCCTCCCGGTAGACCCGTGGTTTCTGAACGAGGTTGATCCCGAACACACGAACCTGATCACGACCGCTCGGCGGATCAACGATATGATGCCGTCTGTTGCAGCCCGTAACATAAGGAGAGCGTTGCGCGGCTCAAACGATCCCCACATCCTCGCACTAGGTGCCGCATACAAACCAGATACGTACGACGTTCGGAACAGCCCCGCAAAACGAATAGTACGTGATCTCCGACTTGACGGGTACGAAATAGACCATTATGACCGCCACGTTGAGGGAATGGAATACGAAAGACTTCAGGAACTGCTTGAATCGAACGCGCCGGACGTACTCCTGCAGTTAGTTCCACATCAAGAAACGTTATCCGAACTCGAATTGCTGGAGTCGTGGCTCCAAGATAACGACATACAACTTCTTCAGTTCGGCGTTGGAGATCCGTTGGATCCGAGTAAGTAA
- a CDS encoding glycosyltransferase family 4 protein has translation MTDTSVLVISQVFPPEPLGGAHRWEKLAKNLPDEYECRVLAPPPSYPAGEFEKTYRPLSREVQNGVPVTRLYTYQPGSDPSTLERMLYYGIFALLCTIYVLANFWRYRIVVTVSAPHTTFLTGIVAKLLGRTWIVDIYDLWIDNAAQIEGINTDSIPYQAVAALESVAIRRSDHVIVLTPTMGEFYQEKYGISEARLTDVPFGVDTDLFTQKVDGENKSNTLIYTGNFGKAHAFVPFFKALEKVEHDVRLKMVGSGRRNTELQNLSQDLDLEDRIEFVGTVSRSTIPELLGETTVSLVPLQTEYDLDYARPNKLLETMAVGTPFVASSVGEIQYVTNASNAGIAVANDPKEIAEAIDALLRKPQRRKQMGENGIEFIETHHSWPQLGERVARIFDETTGTGAPD, from the coding sequence ATGACCGATACATCTGTACTTGTTATTTCACAGGTTTTTCCCCCGGAGCCGCTCGGCGGCGCTCACAGGTGGGAAAAACTTGCCAAGAACCTTCCAGACGAGTACGAGTGCCGTGTTTTAGCACCACCACCATCGTATCCGGCCGGCGAGTTCGAGAAGACGTATCGTCCACTGTCCAGAGAGGTACAAAATGGCGTCCCTGTAACTCGGCTCTATACGTATCAACCCGGGTCGGATCCATCAACACTCGAACGCATGCTTTATTATGGGATCTTCGCTCTTCTGTGTACTATCTATGTCCTGGCAAATTTCTGGCGATATAGGATCGTCGTTACGGTGTCTGCCCCCCACACTACCTTTCTTACCGGGATCGTCGCGAAGCTTCTGGGACGCACTTGGATCGTCGATATATACGACCTCTGGATAGATAACGCAGCCCAGATCGAGGGGATCAATACTGATTCGATCCCGTACCAAGCAGTTGCAGCACTCGAATCGGTCGCCATCAGACGATCCGATCACGTGATCGTCCTAACGCCAACTATGGGGGAGTTCTACCAAGAGAAATACGGAATCTCCGAGGCCCGGTTGACGGACGTGCCCTTCGGCGTCGACACAGATCTCTTCACTCAGAAGGTGGACGGTGAAAATAAGTCAAACACCTTGATATACACCGGTAATTTCGGAAAGGCACACGCGTTTGTTCCCTTTTTCAAAGCACTCGAGAAGGTTGAACACGACGTTCGCCTGAAAATGGTAGGATCAGGAAGACGGAACACTGAGTTGCAGAATTTGAGTCAGGATCTAGACCTAGAGGATCGGATAGAATTTGTGGGGACGGTCTCTCGATCCACGATCCCGGAATTGCTGGGGGAAACGACCGTGAGTTTGGTGCCCCTGCAAACAGAGTACGACCTCGACTACGCTCGCCCGAACAAGTTGTTGGAGACGATGGCTGTGGGAACACCGTTTGTCGCTAGTTCCGTCGGCGAGATCCAGTACGTTACGAACGCTTCGAACGCCGGGATAGCAGTAGCAAACGATCCGAAGGAGATCGCAGAAGCCATCGATGCCCTCTTGCGCAAGCCACAGCGACGAAAACAGATGGGCGAAAACGGTATCGAATTTATCGAAACACATCACTCTTGGCCACAGTTAGGAGAGAGAGTAGCGCGGATCTTCGACGAAACGACCGGGACGGGAGCACCAGACTGA
- a CDS encoding GDP-mannose 4,6-dehydratase, producing the protein MQTLVTGGGGFIGSHLADFLLDETGDSILLLDDFSTGQRDNVAHLVDQDRVELIEGDVTDDETVTELVTHSDRVFHLAAAVGVQRIVDQPLQSMRTNLVGTENVLDAAAEDGTPVFLASSSELYGKSEDVPFAESDDRILGPTSALRWSYASAKAIDESLALAYHRDRDLPVAVGRYFNIVGPRQTGQYGMVIPTFVEQALDDKPLTVYGDGTQTRSFTHVADAVEATYELLTTPAAHGEVVNIGAPEPTTINALAERVVELTNSNSEITHVPYEEAYDEDFEEPQQREPDVSKLEATLGWHPSTDLDRILEDIIDERTEAVVAE; encoded by the coding sequence ATGCAGACGCTCGTCACCGGCGGCGGGGGCTTCATCGGATCGCACCTCGCCGACTTCCTCCTTGACGAAACAGGGGACAGCATCCTCCTCCTGGACGACTTCTCGACCGGCCAGCGCGACAACGTCGCCCACCTCGTAGATCAGGACCGCGTCGAGTTGATCGAGGGCGACGTAACGGACGACGAAACCGTCACCGAACTCGTCACCCATTCCGACCGCGTGTTCCACCTCGCGGCCGCCGTCGGCGTCCAGCGGATCGTCGACCAACCCCTCCAGTCGATGCGAACCAACCTCGTCGGCACCGAGAACGTCCTCGACGCCGCCGCCGAGGACGGCACGCCCGTCTTCCTCGCTTCCTCCTCGGAGCTGTACGGCAAGTCCGAGGACGTGCCCTTCGCCGAGTCGGACGACCGCATCCTCGGTCCCACCTCAGCGCTGCGCTGGAGCTACGCCTCGGCGAAGGCCATCGACGAGTCGCTCGCACTCGCCTACCACCGCGACCGCGACCTCCCGGTCGCAGTCGGTCGCTACTTCAACATCGTCGGCCCCCGACAGACGGGACAGTACGGGATGGTGATCCCGACGTTTGTCGAGCAGGCGCTGGACGACAAGCCACTCACAGTCTACGGCGACGGCACGCAGACGCGGAGCTTCACGCACGTCGCCGACGCCGTCGAGGCGACGTACGAACTCCTCACCACACCGGCGGCCCACGGCGAGGTCGTAAACATCGGCGCACCCGAACCGACGACGATCAACGCGCTGGCCGAGCGCGTCGTGGAACTCACGAATTCGAACTCCGAGATCACCCACGTCCCCTACGAGGAGGCGTACGACGAGGACTTCGAGGAGCCACAGCAGCGCGAGCCGGACGTCTCCAAGCTGGAAGCCACCCTCGGCTGGCATCCCTCGACCGACCTCGACCGCATTCTCGAAGACATTATCGACGAGCGGACGGAGGCGGTGGTCGCCGAATGA
- a CDS encoding nucleotide sugar dehydrogenase, which translates to MTGLQKRIDERDATVAVVGLGYVGLPLSCHFADAGFEVVGFDVDDERVARLRAGDSYIDDVDDDTLAHRLEDGFEPTTDPTALADCDAFVLAVPTGVTDGEPDMSAVRQATRTVAEHAPDREVLLVCSSTVYPGTTDDVIRPALETAGRFPEADTLIAVVPERLSPGGEYDFADIPLVVGADSDRERRAARALFDAVLTETVPVDATVTAESTKMLENTYRMVNVAFVNQFAAFAEDAGIDAWDVIEAAGTKPFGFQAFTPGPGVGGHCIPVDPQFLTWRARQSGTALPLVESAREVNEEMPDHVFDRIETALAARGTDLGDASVVALGVSYKPNVGDLRNSPALAVCESLVEAGASLQPVDPHVDAVDIAGGRYEPTDDVDRETVRAADAVLLLVDHDAFDAGTVAADANLVFDAQNAVPEDTETPVVRLGDGSSDLRPAVSESTVSRL; encoded by the coding sequence ATGACCGGCCTCCAGAAGCGGATCGACGAGCGAGATGCAACGGTCGCCGTCGTCGGCCTCGGGTACGTCGGCCTCCCGCTCAGTTGCCACTTCGCCGACGCCGGGTTCGAGGTCGTCGGCTTCGACGTGGACGACGAACGCGTCGCCCGCCTCCGGGCAGGTGACAGCTACATCGACGACGTGGACGACGACACGCTCGCCCACCGGCTCGAAGACGGCTTCGAGCCGACGACGGACCCCACGGCGCTCGCCGACTGCGACGCGTTCGTGCTGGCAGTCCCGACGGGCGTGACGGACGGCGAACCCGACATGAGCGCCGTCCGGCAGGCCACCCGGACCGTTGCCGAACACGCGCCCGACCGCGAGGTCCTGCTCGTCTGTTCCAGCACCGTCTACCCGGGGACCACCGACGACGTGATCCGCCCTGCGCTCGAAACGGCCGGACGGTTCCCGGAAGCGGACACGCTCATCGCGGTCGTCCCGGAGCGTCTCAGCCCCGGCGGCGAGTACGACTTCGCTGATATCCCGCTCGTCGTGGGCGCGGACAGCGATCGCGAGCGCAGGGCCGCGCGGGCGCTGTTCGACGCCGTCCTCACGGAGACGGTGCCCGTCGACGCGACGGTCACGGCCGAGTCGACGAAGATGCTCGAAAACACCTACCGGATGGTCAACGTCGCCTTCGTCAACCAGTTCGCGGCGTTCGCCGAGGACGCCGGGATCGACGCGTGGGACGTGATCGAGGCCGCCGGGACCAAACCGTTCGGGTTCCAGGCGTTCACGCCCGGCCCGGGCGTCGGCGGCCACTGCATCCCGGTCGACCCGCAGTTCCTCACCTGGCGGGCCAGACAGTCGGGCACCGCCCTGCCGCTCGTCGAGAGCGCGCGCGAGGTCAACGAGGAAATGCCCGACCACGTGTTCGACCGGATCGAGACGGCGCTGGCCGCCCGGGGCACCGACCTCGGCGACGCGTCTGTGGTGGCGCTCGGCGTCTCCTACAAACCCAACGTGGGGGACCTCCGGAACTCGCCCGCGCTCGCGGTCTGTGAGTCGCTCGTCGAGGCCGGCGCGTCCCTCCAGCCGGTCGACCCGCACGTCGACGCCGTCGATATCGCCGGCGGGCGGTACGAACCGACCGACGATGTCGACCGGGAGACGGTTCGGGCGGCGGACGCCGTCCTCCTGCTCGTCGATCACGACGCGTTCGACGCGGGCACCGTGGCTGCCGACGCGAACCTCGTGTTCGACGCGCAGAACGCGGTGCCGGAAGATACCGAAACGCCGGTGGTCAGGCTCGGCGACGGGAGCAGCGACCTGCGGCCGGCCGTCTCGGAGTCGACGGTCAGTCGTCTCTAA
- a CDS encoding sugar transferase, which produces MTTGWRYRVLSVGGVTALAAVAVLVANHPFLQHFFTTYVPQFNNLEPTVMEGQYLRRTLLLSVAFTVGALVPMYKPRPRRILDAVFLTGKRVLVSGLALATLGFFQWSHRLPRVTLVLFTGLLLVALPAWFVAIRRPVPGELDRTILVGDDIEQMRSVREAVDGELLGYLCPTAALPVEDPRKVIADGGVVAGLEDLDHLGGLSRVEDVLVDHDVDTVVLAFEDTDRGEFFGTLDACYEHGVATKVHRDYADTLLTADADVGPLVDVQVEPWDWQDYVLKRAFDLLFAGAALLVLSPVIVCIVAAIKLEGEGPVLFDQKRTYLFGETFTVYKFRTLKPKKGGEVGTTIEEDRHTPLGQFLRTTHLDEIPQLWSILVGDMSVVGPRPAQTEIEDEFESAEPKWRKRWFVKPGLTGLAQINDVMSTEPAEKFRYDLRYIRNQSLWLDVKIVIRQVFKVFVDVSGLLRDD; this is translated from the coding sequence ATGACCACGGGGTGGCGCTACCGGGTGCTCTCGGTGGGTGGGGTCACGGCGCTGGCTGCCGTGGCCGTGCTCGTGGCGAACCATCCGTTCCTGCAGCACTTCTTCACGACGTACGTCCCACAGTTCAACAATCTGGAGCCGACCGTGATGGAGGGGCAGTACCTCCGCCGGACGCTCCTGCTGAGCGTCGCCTTCACCGTGGGGGCGCTCGTGCCGATGTACAAGCCGCGGCCGCGGCGGATCCTCGACGCGGTGTTTCTCACGGGGAAGCGGGTGCTCGTAAGCGGCCTGGCGCTGGCGACGCTCGGCTTCTTCCAGTGGTCCCACCGGCTGCCGCGGGTGACGCTCGTGCTGTTCACCGGGCTCTTGCTCGTTGCGCTGCCCGCCTGGTTCGTGGCGATCAGGCGACCCGTTCCGGGCGAACTGGACCGGACCATTCTGGTCGGCGACGATATCGAACAGATGCGCAGCGTCCGGGAGGCCGTGGACGGCGAACTGCTCGGGTATCTCTGCCCGACCGCCGCGCTTCCCGTGGAGGACCCGCGGAAGGTCATCGCCGACGGCGGTGTGGTGGCAGGGCTGGAGGATCTGGACCATCTCGGCGGCCTGTCCCGCGTGGAGGACGTGCTCGTCGACCACGACGTGGACACCGTAGTGCTCGCGTTCGAGGATACCGACCGCGGCGAGTTCTTCGGGACGCTCGACGCCTGTTACGAACACGGCGTCGCCACGAAGGTCCACCGCGACTACGCCGACACGCTGCTCACCGCCGACGCGGACGTGGGACCGCTCGTCGACGTGCAGGTCGAACCGTGGGACTGGCAGGACTACGTCCTCAAGCGGGCGTTCGACCTGCTGTTCGCCGGGGCCGCGCTGCTCGTGCTGTCGCCCGTCATCGTCTGCATCGTCGCCGCGATCAAACTGGAGGGCGAGGGGCCGGTGCTGTTCGACCAGAAGCGGACGTACCTCTTCGGCGAGACGTTCACCGTCTACAAGTTCCGGACGCTGAAGCCAAAGAAGGGCGGCGAGGTCGGGACGACCATCGAGGAGGACCGCCACACGCCGCTCGGTCAGTTCCTCCGGACGACGCACCTGGACGAGATTCCACAGCTGTGGTCCATCCTCGTCGGCGACATGAGCGTCGTCGGGCCGCGTCCGGCCCAGACCGAGATCGAAGACGAATTCGAGTCCGCCGAGCCGAAGTGGCGAAAGCGCTGGTTCGTCAAGCCCGGGCTGACGGGGCTCGCCCAGATCAACGACGTGATGAGCACCGAGCCCGCCGAGAAGTTCCGCTACGACCTGCGGTACATCCGCAACCAGTCGCTGTGGCTGGACGTGAAGATCGTCATCCGGCAGGTGTTCAAGGTGTTCGTCGACGTGTCCGGGCTGCTTAGAGACGACTGA
- a CDS encoding ATP-binding protein has protein sequence MVDFVNRTEELSRLHTLYESDEAELAVIYGRRRLGKTALVKQSLEGYDDAIVHQAKQKTGALQLRQFIETASESYPGVTRIREDWEDVLGYLAEQDAIIVLDEFPYLVEQNESLPSVLQAMFDHELDDSAATVVLVGSSISMMEEAALLGNSPLYGRSSLKLDIRQLPFDAAMAFFDDAFTAEEQVLTWSVFGGVPYYLEEVSPDATLGENVRRTILSRHGTLHDEPDYVLRMELTEPTRYFSILEAIAGGSTSRNEIAGTTGIDYNQLSKYLDRLSRLRLVAQHVPITERKERSKRSRYRIRDPFVRFWFRFVYGTGTEYDELDDAYEVLVEPELADFASRSFEDLCCSALRTLYPNQTITETGQWWYDEHEIDVVGLTAGETLIAGECKFQRSPLGYDAFSKLQGHVDELRWSPDGGERDEHYALFSRSGFKPSVEEAAAERDDLRLFTVDEVVEAMVE, from the coding sequence ATGGTCGACTTCGTGAACCGGACGGAGGAACTCTCGCGGCTCCACACTCTCTACGAGTCCGACGAGGCGGAACTCGCCGTGATATACGGTCGTCGTCGACTCGGGAAAACGGCGCTCGTCAAGCAGTCGCTTGAGGGGTACGACGACGCTATCGTCCACCAGGCGAAGCAAAAGACGGGCGCGCTTCAGCTCCGACAGTTCATCGAAACTGCCTCCGAGTCGTATCCCGGTGTGACACGGATACGCGAGGACTGGGAAGATGTCCTCGGGTATCTCGCCGAACAGGACGCGATCATCGTCCTTGACGAGTTCCCCTACCTCGTCGAGCAGAACGAAAGTCTTCCGTCCGTGTTGCAGGCGATGTTCGACCATGAACTCGACGACTCGGCCGCAACGGTCGTGCTCGTCGGGTCGTCGATCAGCATGATGGAAGAGGCCGCGCTGCTCGGCAACAGTCCGCTGTACGGCCGCTCGTCGTTGAAACTCGACATCAGACAGCTCCCGTTCGACGCGGCGATGGCGTTCTTCGACGACGCCTTCACCGCCGAGGAGCAAGTGCTGACGTGGAGCGTTTTCGGCGGCGTTCCGTACTATCTTGAGGAAGTCTCGCCGGATGCGACGCTCGGGGAGAACGTCCGGCGAACGATCCTCTCGCGCCACGGCACGCTCCACGACGAGCCGGACTACGTGCTCCGGATGGAACTCACTGAACCGACTCGATACTTCTCGATACTGGAGGCCATTGCCGGCGGGAGTACCAGCCGGAACGAGATCGCGGGAACGACGGGTATCGACTACAACCAGCTCTCGAAGTATCTCGACCGCCTCTCACGGCTCCGGCTGGTCGCACAGCACGTTCCGATCACCGAACGGAAAGAGCGGAGCAAGCGCAGCCGCTATCGGATTCGTGATCCGTTCGTCCGCTTCTGGTTTCGCTTCGTCTACGGTACCGGAACGGAGTACGACGAACTCGACGACGCGTATGAAGTGCTCGTCGAACCGGAACTGGCGGACTTCGCGAGCCGGTCGTTCGAGGACCTGTGTTGTTCGGCGCTCCGCACGCTCTATCCGAACCAGACGATCACGGAAACTGGTCAGTGGTGGTACGACGAACACGAGATCGACGTCGTCGGGCTAACCGCCGGTGAGACGCTGATCGCGGGCGAGTGCAAGTTCCAGCGCTCGCCGCTCGGATACGACGCCTTCTCGAAGCTACAGGGGCACGTCGACGAACTCCGCTGGTCGCCCGATGGTGGTGAGCGAGACGAGCACTACGCGCTCTTCTCCCGGAGCGGGTTCAAGCCATCCGTGGAGGAAGCCGCCGCGGAACGCGACGATCTACGGCTGTTTACGGTCGACGAGGTGGTTGAGGCGATGGTCGAGTAG